From Watersipora subatra chromosome 8, tzWatSuba1.1, whole genome shotgun sequence, a single genomic window includes:
- the LOC137402304 gene encoding uncharacterized protein: protein MAEALADVECEFCCRKSDTIVNPKVLPCSHIHCMTCLTTYYESKHLLLCGNTECCQVFEMPPDSLPSYDLGTDKTLCDVCLKKSSPRQKAISYCTYCCRKFCPAHLESHDDTMDEHNKITILEYLSQQQKAKVSSCPKHKDQQYVLGCEVCYVLSCLKCVPDLPTCDTGSTHSLLPLEDLASALFAGTISAESSDRDDQFEVLFKRISKMVSDYDSQTEDMLNMIYKKRDEQINSLKEQYDEIEKKVLENRQKSKVQITDFLEDVVLDKWRTLRNQREMLETKIKHSPPDDIVRGFKELKEQMVKFIVEELPKLEVGGQLQVRLTGEKREIELKIVSAEDIVVNSNQRSVVPQQQQLPLSCSPKSITLLKSIELPSWPVSVCQHEGVTYVGLNNSTVSRIDSNYKLHDSFISTSDCVESISIHENRLYLLARSKPLTVSVYDLSGQVNTTWQHPYHDYYCSMLTVAAGKVVVADPPNKRLTIYSLTGETLRNVSCPLLSNHRVTICAGHGDDVIIADHKTKKVFRFNITTGNVMWTFTHPDPPQGLVCYGDYILVAARNSSIIYTLSYATGEKVSEMRDDAIYTGGIFNFIQSLSVTGNTLVVPQRRTNRLLFYKMSEKKGPHSY, encoded by the exons ATGGCTGAAGCTCTAGCAGATGTtgagtgtgaattttgctgccgtAAAAGTGACACCATTGTCAACCCCAAAGTCCTACCATGCAGTCATATTCACTGTATGACCTGTTTGACCACCTACTATGAGAGCAAACACTTGCTGCTGTGTGGAAACACTGAATGCTG CCAAGTGTTTGAGATGCCACCAGACAGTCTTCCATCCTATGACTTGGGTACAGACAAGACACTGTGTGATGTTTGTCTAAAGAAGAGCTCACCAAGACAGAAAGCTATTAGTTATTGTACTTACTGCTGTAGGAAGTTCTGCCCTGCTCATTTGGAG TCCCACGATGACACAATGGATGAACATAACAAGATAACAATACTAGAGTACCTGTCTCAACAGCAAAAAGCTAAAGTAAGTAGCTGCCCCAAGCATAAAGACCAACAATATGTTCTTGGATGTGAAGTCTGCTATGTTCTCAGTTGCCTGAAGTGTGTTCCTGACTTGCCAACCTGTGACACTG GTTCTACACATTCTCTGCTTCCATTAGAGGACCTGGCTTCAGCCCTTTTTGCAGGCACAATATCTGCTGAGAGTTCAGATAGAGATGATCAGTTTGAAGTACTGTTCAAACGAATATCTAAGATGGTCTCTGATTATGACAGTCAGACTGAAGATATGCTAAATATGATTTATAAGAAGAGAGATGAGCAG ATAAACTCACTTAAGGAGCAGTATGATGAAATAGAGAAGAAGGTGCTTGAGAACAGGCAGAAATCTAAAGTACAGATTACTGATTTTCTGGAGGATGTTGTTCTTGACAAGTGGAGGACTCTCAGAAATCAAAGAGAGATGTTAGAGACTAAAATCAAACATTCTCCACCA GATGACATTGTGAGAGGGTTCAAAGAGCTGAAAGAACAAATGGTCAAATTTATTGTTGAGGAGTTGCCTAAACTGGAAGtgggaggacaactccaagtgaGGCTAACAg gtgaaaagcgtgagattgAGTTGAAGATTGTTTCAGCTGAAGACATAGTAGTTAACAGTAACCAGCGCTCTGTAGTTCCTCAACAACAACAACTTCCTTTATCCTGTTCTCCAAAGTCTATAACTCTACTCAAATCCATAGAACTACCATCATGGCCTGTATCAGTGTGCCAGCATGAAGGAGTTACATATGTAGGATTGAATAATAGTACAGTCAGTAGAATTGATAGCAACTACAAGCTGCATGACTCATTCATCTCTACTTCTGATTGTGTTGAGTCCATCAGCATCCATGAGAACAGACTATACTTATTGGCTCGTAGTAAACCTCTCACAGTAAGTGTCTATGATTTGTCAGGGCAAGTGAACACAACCTGGCAGCACCCTTATCATGACTATTACTGTAGCATGCTGACTGTAGCAGCAGGTAAGGTAGTGGTTGCTGACCCTCCTAACAAGAGACTAACTATTTATTCTCTCACTGGTGAGACTCTGCGTAACGTCAGCTGCCCTCTTTTGAGTAATCATCGGGTCACGATATGCGCTGGACAtggtgatgatgtcatcatagcTGACCATAAGACAAAGAAAGTCTTCAGATTTAACATCACCACTGGGAACGTCATGTGGACTTTCACCCATCCTGATCCTCCACAAGGCCTGGTGTGCTATGGAGACTACATACTGGTAGCTGCACGCAACAGCAGTATCATCTACACGCTCAGCTATGCTACAG GTGAGAAAGTATCAGAGATGAGAGATGATGCTATATATACTGGTGGTATCTTCAACTTTATCCAGAGCCTGAGTGTCACTGGTAACACCTTGGTTGTACCTCAGAGGCGGACTAACAGGCTGCTCTTCTATAAAATGAGTGAGAAAAAAGGACCACATTCTTATTAA